gtatccctaaacaatCAAAATTACAGTAATTCAACATCTCCAAAACCAAAAACGTGAAATTATATGGAAGGGAGAATTGGGCATGAATTTAAAGATTCCTTACCAAATCAATCAAATAGAATCGAAGAGCTCGATGAAACAAACACATGGCCATAAACAACTCGTTAATCAGCGTTTCAGATTTAAAGTTAGAAAAATTTGAAAGTAGAAGTGATTTGGGGTTAGGGTTCTCTCCTTCAATCTCTCCTCCATCATGCTCTCTTGCACTTTCTCAAGTGTTAATGAAATTTTGGgtcaaaatctttaaaattagtgttgaaatttgtattttaaatatttttacttttttaacttatcaaacttaattttataatttctttgaataatagttaatttattggttaattatttattaattacccAAAGTTTACATCTTACACACCTAATTAGGAATTTTGTCCCCAAAATTTGCTCTCCAATCTTCATATCTCAAATTCAACCACCCTCAAACCATTCGTTCTACCATTcccaaaattaatttaaatactaTTTCATATCCTTCACTCTCATGTACAAGGTCATAAACTTAACCTAATTCAAGCCTAAGACATACCTATATATTTCACTCTTAGCTTCGTCTAACTCTTTCTCAACAACTACAAAATATCAAGTTCATGTCATTCCTAGTTAAACTTTCCTACTCTTCAAGGGTTCCATCTAAATCAAATCAATCTTAAATCCTTCTCAACTCTCTCAAAAACTAAACAATTTTTCAAACTCTTAGTCTAAATCAATCCATTGTAACCTAGACCACGCACTCACTTCCTATTCCTTGATTCTTCGTCAATCCTCGAAACAATTTCATATCCCAAAACTCCTTTCTCACGTTATTACAATTCTAAAGCCACCAAAATCACCGCACTTCCACAGAACCACTCTGATTGTAAACCATTAAGAACTTAATCATCCATCTACTCGGCCGGAACTCTCCTTGAATCTCTTTATCTCACTGACTAAACATCATCAACCTTAACTTCAACTGTACGAGTTCTAATTTCCTTATTTGTCTCCACCACCAGGTCCATTACCACCTCCATCACAGTTCCTAGTTTGTTTGTTCTATCCTTTCAGTAGTATCTTCGACAGTAGCAGCCATATTCTCAATTGTATCACCTTGCTCGCATCCACGAGACGCCCTTTGGGTCTTATCCACACCGAACAATtgatattaaggtgatcagtcttaatatctcaagtCTAGTGATTCAAATCTCCAAAAGTACGCTCATGAACATCTATGCTATATATGTCAAGCAGACATCCTAAATAGCATGTACACATACCCAGAGTATGCTCAAAAGCATAGCCAGTTCGTTTCCCAAGCTCTacgggaacgaactgctctgataccataatgtaataCTAGACCTATTCTGGTAGCAGGGGTTACTTTCAGAAAAACATGGTCACTCTCACTAAACTCTAGAACCTTACATTTATTATCGGCATAGATCTTCTGTCAACTTTGCGCTGCTTGAATCTTTCCACGGATCTTCTTAATCTTCTTATTCGTTTCCTGTACCAAGTCTAGTCCCAATATACTAGCTTCTCCTCTGTCATACCAACATAATGGCAATTGACACCTCCTTCCATAAAGAGCTTCATATGGCATCATTCTAATATATTGCTGAAAACTGTAGTTGTAGGCAAACTTAATAAACAGCAGATACTTGTCCCAATTTTCTTGATGATCCATCATGCAAGATCTCAACATATCTTTCAAGGTTTGGATTTTTCGCTCCAATTATCCATCTGTTTGGGGATGATACGCTGTACTCATGTGTAGCTCTATTCCAAATGCTTTCTGAAAAGCTCTCCAAAATCTAGACGTAAATCTTGGGTTTTGATCATAAACAATTGATAAAGGCACTCCATGCAATCGCACTATCTTTTGAATATATAACCGGAAAAGTCTTTTCAATGTATAATCAACTTGTATCGGGAGGAAATTCGCTGACTTAGTCAATCTATCCACTAGTACCCAAATAACGTCATGTCCTGACGATGTTCTTGGTAACCAAGTTATGAAATTCATGGTGATCTTTTCCATTTCCACTGAGCTATATCCAAAGGTTGTAAAGTCATCGAGGGTCTCTGATGTTCCACTTTTATATTCTAACAGGTTAGgcactttgaaacatactcAGCCACATCCTTCTTCAACCCTGGCCACCAAAACATACGCTTCAGGTCTTGGTACATCTTAGTTACACCggaatacataaaaaatttatctgGTGGGAGATGCGTGAgaatcttttctatctttttctagtgaatttgcatctaatttgttgagtttaatcaagaattaattatattttagccactatggatgctactttgagtcttttgcaattttgtttattttaggtagcattcggcaggatttgatggagtttcttcagcacaagaatcaaagaagatggctgcgaggagcgacgcgcacgcgtgcctgacgcgagcGCGTGAATTGGAGGTATCCATGGCGATGCATGTGTGTGACTGACGCGCACACGtgaattgaagatttgctcagcgacgcgtctgcgtgaccgatgcgtccgcgtgactgatgtgtacgcgtgacatgcgccacgtgcaaaaaaatgcagaaaaatgctgggagagatttctgggctgttttgacccaatTTCCAGTctagaaaacacatattagaagctgcagaagggacaaatcaagtggtccccacccatcagctgaatacttgttaattaattcaaatttaaattcaaatcttatttttaggaaaaaatattatttttaattttagataattaaattttaaatttattaagatTAGTTATAAATATGAATTTAGATGCCATCAGATTGGAACTCGATACATTTTACCAAAATCCtagttttcttctctgaaccatgagcaactaatctttcattgttaaggttaggagctctgtctatttgtatggattgattcgtttgatctttctaatttaactcatgttttgatttatatttcaataattggtttcgttctttattttatgaatttgggtgaaacggaagtatgacccatgttctaattgagttcttataaaacttgaaaaagctctttacttgaacaacagtttgaaaacatattatcttaaatttctaattgtttatatttaacgggatacgtgacatataatccccttatttttggataattaggattcttgtggcatataaactggaatttgatcatcaccttctaattggaattaattgaccaaggaattggcagttaatgaattttagaagagactaggaaggtctaagaaattagggtctagtcacatatagtttgccatgaattaaatctttcatgattaaaatagttagtaagaaaaatcaatccGAAAAacagataactctgaaaccttaactgttttctccatattttattcctaactcattgctgcttgctttctgaaattcttaatttactgtttaatgctctttgaatacctaaacactcttttctgtttgcctaactaagccaatcacttaaccattgttgcttagtccatcaatcctcgtgggatcgacccttactcacataaggtattacttggtacgacccgatgcacttgccggttagtttgtgggttataaaataccgcaccaGTGGGTTTTCGTCAAAATTCTCTATCGTAAACTTTCTTGAGCAGGTACACAAATTCTGCTTTTGTATCTCCACAAACCATCTCAATTTTGATATATTTCCTCTAGTTGATCTTCTTTTAGCTATGTTAATAGTGCTGATATTTTTTGTATCTTGAGCTTGTGCTTTCTGAATAGCTGTCTTGAAATCAGATGTCAGATACAATTGAGCCATAACAACTCCTTTTGACGTCTCCTTCATTCCCAAATTTAGATTCTCAAAAACCAAAATCAACTCCTTTTCCCTCATTATCATCCAAGAAATACTTAAACTCTTCCGACTTAAAGCGTCCGCAACTACATTCGCCTTTTCATGATGATAACTCAACTTATACTCGTAGTATTTTAGGAATTCTATCCATTGCCTCTATCTAATGTTGAGGTCCttctgataaaaaaaaatatatttcaaacTCTTGTGATCAGAAAAAACTTCAAACTATGCTCCATACATATAATGCCTTCATATCTTGAGTGCAAAAATCACCGCAGCTAATTCCAAGTCATGCGTTGGGTAGTTCTTCTCATGAGGTCTCAGCTGTTGTGAAGCATAAGCTACCACATTCTTATATTGCATCAGCACATATCTTAAACCTTTAAAAGAAGTATCACAATACATTTCAAAAGTTTTTTGTGGATTCGGTAATGTCAAAATTGGTGCTGTCGTCAGCTACTCTTTTAAAGTATACAAAATTTTCTCACATTCCTCTGTCCAATCAAATGGAACTTCCTTGCGTGTAAGTCGTGTCAAAGGCAAAGCTATCagtaaaaattttttgataaacCTTTGGTAGTATCCAACCAGCCCTAGAAAACTCCGAACTTAAGTAACTATCAAAGGCTGCTTCCACTGCAATACCACTTCAATCTTTGAAGGATCTACTGCTATTCCTCCCTTTGAAATAATATGTCCTAAAAATGCCACATTGGTTACCCAAAACTCATATTCCGATAACTTTGCATGTAACTTTTGCTTCCTTAATATCTGTAGTACAATCCTCATATGCTCTTTATGTTCTTCCCCTATTTTAGAATAGATGAGAATGTCATCTATAAAGACTACTACAAACTGATCTTAATATGGACGAAAGATACAGTTCATATAATCCATGAATGCTACAAGAGCATTTGTTAATTCAAAAAGACATAATTGTATGCAAGTCATGTCATCAAAATCTATTTATGAGCAAAGACTTTAATATACATAATGTTTGCTATATTTACTAAAGTGATAAAAGTAGAACATAAGATACTACTTTTCAATACTTGTGGGCTAAGAAGTAGAATATTTTCTATTTCAACCTATTTATATATGAATAACATAATAAATTCCTATAAGTTCACTATATCATTCACAATAATTACAAATATATCATATTAATCTTTatgtaatttatttaaatataattattatcaaAGATGTTATCAACATTTATGCGAAAAATTTATATTGCATGCAAatataatcatcatcacattaATAAATCTAGTAACATAAAATGTAAGAAAGTTGAATATGGTTGATAAATTTTCATTGTACTATAATTTTTGGGTTgagaaaaagtaaaatttatcaatttaactTGTATTTAGTCTTtttaattgcatgtttttgtgAGATTTCTCATAATTGAACTTAATtgatgaaaataaattttttatactttaaaaattatcaaattaattttatttttattatattcgatgccttgatatgctTGTTTAAGTTGTTTAGAATTTAGAATGTACGAATAATTTGGAAAAATAGAAGTATGTAGAAGTGGAGATTTCACAAAGAAATGAAGGAAGAAGCAATCATGTCTGGTGTCCACGCACCCACTAGTGCCCAGGCACGAGTGAGTAAAATTTCTTTTTGGGTGTGTGGGCACCCATATATGTACACACACATGTTTGGTTGCGTGCCTTATTTAAAATGGAATGTGACTTGCGATGGGGCCATTTTGGCCCATTTCAAACCATTTTGGAGCTTTATTTCAAGCAAGTCTTAAAGAGATCACGCTACGTAGTCTatagttttagtttttagaatgttttagtaaattttagagagaaaagctCCAACTTCTCTTTAAAATTCTTAGGATTTCTAattcaattctctcttgttttagttttaaatcttattttagtttaattttatttactttttctttttctattatcTTAGTTTGATAGATTCTCTTGTTAGCTTTTTcgtttatattattttagtttatgaattcttgTTGAATTCTCAATTTTCTTTAATGAATTTGATATTTGATGTTTTATTCTATCTTATTTAATATGTTATTGTTGCTTTTTTTAATTGCGTAATTGTAGATTTTACTAGttcttgcaatttatgatattttatttttataccttccaagtgtttgataaaatacttgAACTAGTTATAGAGTAGATTTTTACATTCTTAACTTGAGTTGGGAACTTAGGTGATCTTGAGTTGCTATGTCCAAGTTGGTTGATAATTTAGAGATGTTAGTTAGTCTTGTTTCTAATAATGTTAATCttttactaattttaattattaagtTGGTTAGAACTTGTGGATTGGGATTAATTAAGTCTAATTGACTTTTTTCAATATGTAAAGATTGACGAATTGGGTTTGTTCTTTGTAATTATCATGTTAAGGTTAGTGATAATGATAATGATCCTTCCTCAATTCTTGTCAAGATCTTTTATACAATtggatttaatttcttttactagttgttttagtttaatttcttgcaatttaaatttctattaATTGCGATCAAAACCTTCGATTTTTTCATAGCCAATGATAGAGCACCTCAATTGTGATTCTAAAAAAGAACGACCCGAAATTAAACTCTTGattattgatttgatttgtGATATCTTTTTAAACTAAACTTTGAAGAGTATTGAATGCTGGTTTAGAACTATCTACAACAAATTTGAGCTTTATAATTTGTAAATTTCTAAACTAATATATTTAGCACTCATCAATGGTCCAGCGGCTTAAGGTTTTAGATAAGAAGTGGAGTTCAAAACTTATTCAACTCAAAAcaaaagttttattttatagcaatccaaAACCATAACTCACTTTCTATTATGCTATAGTTCTTCGATCTTCACTTCCACACCGTCTTcccttttccattttttttaagaatCAGAAACTTgtaaaaattatgaaaaattatgcCAACATGAAAAATAATTGTTGCACGAATTGGAAGATTCTATTAGGAAGTATTATCCATTAATATTATTCTCTATTCTCATGGTGTGTTAATTTTGAACTTTGAAAGATTCTCATTGTCCTAAATATATGCAAGAATTTTTCATGCATTACTCAGTTGACTATAACCATATGACGCGCCAATTTTTACTCGCGTTTAGTTTCATGGAAACAACTACTACAAAAGGGAACAAGCTAGTGCTGCAAATAAACACACACTTCAAGCACTTACATTTACACGATTCCTCATCCAAATTACAAACACTCTTCACACTCACACTCACTACTTATTCTACATACACTTTTGCTTTATTACAATTTTAATTTCCTCTCCAATCGATCTCCATACACAAAAAACCTTGTAACTTTTTTAGTTTGAAGATGGGCCTTAAAGTGCAATTTCTTTTGCTTTTGTGCATTATTCTTCCTGCAATGGTTTCAGGAATACGCTTCATACGCATAAATAATAACAACCCTTTCTCTGTAAAGGGTCGAGTTTATTGTGACCCTTGCCGTTTTAGTTTTGAGAGCCTTGCCACCACATACATTGCTGGTAATAATCCATATATAACACCACTTTATCATATTCATATCATATCTGTTTGGTAAAGTATAATATAAAAAGAGTACtgtcttttgatattttttttttattatatgcAATATTGTTGTCCTTATTAAATGCAAGTATATTATGTTTTTTAACAATAAAACATTTTCACCTTAAGAAATATAAACTAACTCGATACCTATCAAAGTCGTCTTGTTGAACGTTTTGTGGaactttttcaaaatgattCAAAATCTTTAATGACTATCGAATTAATTtacatcttttatattttatgtaaaaaaatgaTAGTTTTAATTTGAACTTGGGTACACTAATTTTATGTCCACTAAACACGCACAAAATGTGGCAATTGGCAGATATAAATTTCTACTctaaatttgtaaaaatttaCAACTTATTAATACTACCCTTTAAAAGTATTGTTCGTAAGAAAACTCGATCTTAAGTGCATGAAATTTATTTGTATACATATATGTATACACGTTGTTTCACACATTTTCTTTTGAATCTTTCTTTCTCTCCCTATAATGACTTATTATTGATTTCCTAGAAAAACTgcagataaaaatttagttcaTGTATTTATAgaagaataatttttaataagatttttctagaaaattagattttaaattttgaagcAGTAGAGATCTAATTAAGAAATCATAAactactatatatatctccAATTTTATGAATTGTTATCATTTATAGTTGTAACCTGTGTTATATTGCAATCAAATGATCCTTCCTAGGTGCGGAGGTTATTTTACAATGCAAGGACAGGATCACAAATGACATTGTTTTCAGCAAACAAAGCCAAACTGATTCATCAGGAGCATATACAATAGATGTCGACGCAGATTTTGAAAACCAAGTTTGTGATGTGAAGCTTTTAAGCAGTTCACAAGATGATTGCAAAGAACCTGCATTAGGTCGTGACCAATCTCGTGTCATACTCAACCGTTTCAATGGCATTGCCACCAATGATAGGTTTGTTAATAACTTGGGTTTCATGAAGAATGAAGCTTTGTCGGGTTGTGCCGATATTCTAAGGAAGTACTACAAGTTCGGTTCTAAGAATTAGTTTCAGGAAAAAGCTACTCTGTTTTTTTAGTAGGTAAAGTGCACTTTTGTTTTCCTCTGTCTAACcatttttttcaaagtttttaaACTTAGTACTAATGTTCAAACCAGAAATAAAATTTGTACCACTTTTTATGTACACCtctcttgtatatatttttttatggtaCAGAAgacaaatattttatattttttttcaattatttttactaCCAAAATTAAAGTGTATAAGAGAAGTAGACATAAAAGTGGTGCGCGAAACATTTTTCATGTTAGATTATttcaattttatattaatatttctAAAGAGTTTCAATTTTGCCGTTCTATTAAACTTATTTAAAAACGTCAGGGcgtaattcaaaaaattttaaaattattgagACAAAGTGTACTTTAccttttaggattttttttgttttaaatattcTTGCATTTGGGTAATCCTTTTGGTTTTCATTGTTGGAATGTTTAATGCGTCGTCCTAGCATATAAAATTTAGGTGTTAGtgagtcaccaaaaaaaatttgtgttagTGTCTTAAACTTTGTGTTGCCATCATCACAGTGAAATTTTGATCATGTATTGGTGGAAGGTACAAAgttgtatatataataatatcgaGTTATATTTATCTAGATCATATGCAATTACTAGTTATATTATTCAATCTTTATGTGATCATTTAGTTACCAAATTTGTAAAAGAATGCAAATACTGaatcaaatttatttatagATAAGAATCTAGATAATGCTTATATTAGGATTTGACATAAATTAGAGGAGGAATTTCACACAAACACAACATAGTCTTAGCTAACAAGTGTAATTAAACCTCAAATTGCATCTTGGtagaaataattcaaaaaatttaatacCTGAAAATTTGACTACTATGCCTCGAGAGAAAAGTATATACTTTAAGGTGTACTAAAAGATTA
The Arachis stenosperma cultivar V10309 chromosome 7, arast.V10309.gnm1.PFL2, whole genome shotgun sequence genome window above contains:
- the LOC130939877 gene encoding olee1-like protein produces the protein MGLKVQFLLLLCIILPAMVSGIRFIRINNNNPFSVKGRVYCDPCRFSFESLATTYIAGAEVILQCKDRITNDIVFSKQSQTDSSGAYTIDVDADFENQVCDVKLLSSSQDDCKEPALGRDQSRVILNRFNGIATNDRFVNNLGFMKNEALSGCADILRKYYKFGSKN